A portion of the Myxococcus stipitatus genome contains these proteins:
- a CDS encoding aminoacyl-tRNA deacylase: MIPQRIIQYLERSRVPFDRRPHPRAITAQALAASLHVSGFEVAKTVLLQARDRLWMCVVSAADTVNLDRFSRLTGASQLRLAEESEFAHLFPECEIGAEPPFGLLYGLPVVVDARLPDARRLLFRAGSHSEALEMRFEDFMNLEAPLIGDVVHDRGGGRVGLGVEQGPRA; encoded by the coding sequence ATGATTCCGCAGCGCATCATCCAGTACCTGGAGCGCAGCCGTGTTCCCTTCGACCGCAGGCCGCACCCGCGAGCCATCACCGCGCAGGCGCTCGCCGCGTCCCTGCACGTCAGTGGCTTCGAGGTGGCCAAGACGGTCCTCCTCCAGGCCCGGGATCGGCTCTGGATGTGCGTGGTGAGCGCGGCGGACACGGTGAACCTGGACCGCTTCTCCCGCCTGACGGGGGCCTCCCAGCTGCGACTCGCGGAGGAGTCCGAGTTCGCGCACCTCTTCCCCGAATGCGAGATAGGCGCCGAGCCGCCCTTCGGCCTGCTCTACGGCCTGCCGGTGGTGGTGGACGCGCGCCTGCCCGACGCGCGGCGGCTGCTGTTCCGCGCGGGCTCGCATTCGGAGGCCCTGGAGATGCGCTTCGAGGACTTCATGAACCTGGAGGCGCCGCTCATCGGAGACGTCGTCCATGACCGCGGGGGCGGACGGGTCGGCCTGGGCGTGGAGCAAGGCCCCCGCGCGTGA
- a CDS encoding SDR family NAD(P)-dependent oxidoreductase yields the protein MTTKSGFERRTFLTAALGSTAVLAADVACGSPVGVAPIAERRRFEGKVVLVTGATSGIGRAAAIAFAAEGGKVAFCGRREALGQEVEQQIRQAGGEATYSKVDVRDPAQVQAFVDAVVQRYGGLHVAFNNAGISMAKGLHEVSLEEWNDLLDTNVRGVFAAMRAQIPYMLSGGGGSIVLTSSVQSVATRKGSSTYTASKRALVGLAQAAALEYGTLGIRVNALCPGTVDTPLSRRQFSGGRPMTEEEFQAAAAEWARANVHGQQRIATAEEVAQAALMLASDDHPYLTGSSFIVDGGMTVAL from the coding sequence ATGACGACGAAGAGCGGGTTCGAGCGGAGGACGTTCCTGACGGCGGCGCTGGGGAGCACGGCGGTGCTCGCGGCGGATGTGGCCTGCGGCTCACCGGTGGGCGTGGCGCCCATCGCGGAGCGGAGGCGCTTCGAGGGCAAGGTGGTGCTCGTGACGGGCGCGACCTCGGGCATCGGCCGCGCGGCGGCCATCGCCTTCGCGGCGGAGGGCGGGAAGGTGGCCTTCTGCGGCCGACGCGAGGCCCTGGGCCAGGAGGTGGAGCAGCAGATCCGCCAGGCGGGCGGCGAGGCCACCTACTCCAAGGTCGATGTGCGCGACCCGGCCCAGGTGCAGGCCTTCGTGGACGCCGTCGTCCAGCGCTACGGCGGGCTCCACGTCGCCTTCAACAACGCGGGCATCAGCATGGCGAAGGGGCTGCACGAGGTCTCGCTGGAGGAGTGGAACGACCTGCTCGACACGAACGTGCGCGGCGTCTTCGCGGCGATGCGCGCGCAAATCCCATACATGCTGAGCGGGGGCGGCGGCTCCATCGTGCTCACGTCGTCCGTGCAGTCGGTGGCCACGCGCAAGGGCAGCTCGACGTACACCGCGAGCAAGCGCGCCCTGGTGGGGCTCGCCCAGGCCGCCGCGCTGGAGTACGGCACGTTGGGCATCCGCGTGAACGCGCTCTGCCCGGGAACGGTGGACACGCCGCTGTCCCGACGCCAGTTCAGCGGCGGACGCCCCATGACGGAGGAGGAGTTCCAGGCCGCCGCCGCGGAATGGGCTCGCGCCAATGTCCATGGTCAGCAGCGCATCGCCACGGCGGAGGAGGTCGCCCAGGCCGCGCTGATGCTCGCCTCCGACGACCATCCCTATCTCACGGGCTCCTCCTTCATCGTCGATGGCGGAATGACCGTGGCGCTCTAG
- a CDS encoding DUF2171 domain-containing protein: MLRAPTSHEEAAMVQAGAVREGMTVRTSDGRKVGRVAAIGDVHFELERGLVPIHRRDYLVEYRDVDHVSADDVYLSHVDHPLLHLEVDDDGGALPPHHARDMDREPVNISTGPDEEPSRH; encoded by the coding sequence ATGCTCCGGGCGCCAACGAGCCACGAGGAGGCCGCGATGGTCCAGGCCGGTGCGGTGCGAGAAGGCATGACGGTGCGGACGTCCGACGGACGCAAGGTGGGCCGTGTCGCCGCCATCGGTGACGTCCACTTCGAGCTGGAGAGGGGGCTCGTGCCCATCCATCGCAGGGACTACCTGGTGGAGTACCGCGACGTGGACCACGTCAGCGCCGACGACGTGTACCTCTCCCACGTCGACCATCCGCTCCTCCACCTGGAGGTGGACGACGACGGTGGCGCGCTGCCTCCCCACCACGCGCGCGACATGGACCGCGAACCGGTGAACATCTCCACCGGCCCCGACGAGGAGCCCTCGCGCCACTGA
- a CDS encoding DUF4157 domain-containing protein: MTMRIQARVAPQVHHDVLPEGTARGNTTRGASPRTPQLAARRAGFSEQSAFVSKQPDVTSTFKREFGALASDKQKFHETMQTVYGKGYDAAKAEQYRQQALKGDFSWLPPVRTVPAETLKGAHGAYDAESGTVLINASLDPALAASTYVEEAGHHLDTQLNTEDTQGDEGELFRRVLSGEKLSPKQVADIRAENDKGIIRVDGQEKEVEFWDPFGDIADAVGGAVKAVGDVASSAVDAVGSAAKAVGGAVGSAAKAVGGAVGSAAKWVGGAVGSAAKWVGGAVGSAAKWVGGAAKTFWERWTDGARSMFTGGLSTILGAFRNWKEGIGTFFGGIGKLFQGKFGDGLKDMGLGVLKTFVQTPADAFLMMGGRALSAIQTMVGLEPPGRKLSDSEIATLRSVYGDSIDYSKIRIKEGDAGVFGASGRAFTHGDTIYIPKKYLPLQADLLVHETAHVWQHQNGGTDYMSEALLAQSVGDGYNFKKGLDEGKSWSELNPEQQAEFLEQAYLAGCITTPGKPFVYKGTDYTAQLNAALAEVRAGRGAG; the protein is encoded by the coding sequence ATGACCATGCGGATCCAAGCGAGAGTGGCGCCACAGGTGCATCATGACGTGCTGCCGGAGGGGACGGCGCGCGGCAACACGACGCGGGGGGCATCACCCCGCACACCGCAACTGGCAGCGCGCCGTGCGGGCTTCTCCGAGCAGAGCGCATTCGTCTCGAAGCAGCCGGACGTGACGTCCACGTTCAAGCGCGAGTTCGGCGCGCTGGCCTCGGACAAGCAGAAGTTCCACGAGACGATGCAGACGGTCTACGGCAAGGGCTACGACGCCGCCAAGGCCGAGCAGTACCGGCAGCAGGCCCTGAAGGGCGACTTCAGCTGGCTGCCTCCGGTGCGCACGGTGCCCGCGGAGACGCTGAAGGGCGCCCATGGCGCCTATGACGCGGAGTCCGGAACGGTGCTCATCAACGCGTCGCTGGACCCGGCGCTCGCGGCGTCCACCTACGTGGAGGAGGCCGGTCACCACCTGGACACCCAGCTCAACACCGAGGACACCCAGGGCGACGAGGGCGAGCTGTTCCGCCGCGTCTTGTCGGGGGAGAAGCTGTCCCCGAAGCAGGTGGCGGACATCCGCGCGGAGAACGACAAGGGCATCATCCGCGTGGACGGCCAGGAGAAGGAGGTCGAGTTCTGGGACCCCTTCGGGGACATCGCCGACGCCGTGGGCGGCGCGGTCAAGGCCGTGGGTGACGTCGCGAGCTCGGCGGTGGACGCGGTCGGCTCGGCGGCCAAGGCCGTGGGCGGCGCCGTGGGTTCCGCGGCCAAGGCCGTGGGCGGCGCGGTGGGCTCCGCGGCGAAGTGGGTGGGCGGCGCGGTGGGCTCCGCGGCGAAGTGGGTGGGCGGCGCGGTGGGCTCCGCGGCGAAGTGGGTGGGCGGCGCGGCGAAGACCTTCTGGGAGCGATGGACCGACGGCGCGCGGAGCATGTTCACCGGAGGCCTGAGCACCATCCTGGGTGCGTTCCGCAATTGGAAGGAGGGGATTGGCACCTTCTTCGGCGGTATCGGCAAGCTGTTCCAGGGGAAGTTCGGCGATGGCCTCAAGGACATGGGCCTGGGCGTGCTGAAGACCTTCGTGCAGACGCCCGCGGATGCGTTCCTGATGATGGGGGGCCGTGCCCTGAGCGCCATCCAGACGATGGTGGGCCTGGAGCCGCCCGGGCGAAAGCTGTCGGACAGTGAGATCGCCACGCTGCGGAGCGTCTACGGGGACTCCATCGACTACTCGAAGATTCGCATCAAGGAGGGTGACGCCGGCGTCTTCGGCGCTTCCGGGCGCGCGTTCACCCATGGCGACACCATCTACATCCCGAAGAAGTACCTGCCCCTGCAGGCGGACCTGCTGGTGCATGAGACGGCGCACGTCTGGCAGCACCAGAATGGTGGCACCGATTACATGAGCGAGGCGCTCCTGGCGCAGAGCGTGGGGGATGGCTACAACTTCAAGAAGGGCCTGGACGAGGGCAAGTCCTGGAGCGAGCTCAATCCCGAGCAGCAGGCGGAGTTCCTCGAGCAGGCCTATCTCGCCGGCTGCATCACGACGCCCGGCAAGCCCTTCGTGTACAAGGGCACGGACTACACGGCGCAGCTCAACGCGGCCCTCGCCGAGGTGCGGGCGGGCCGGGGCGCGGGGTAG
- a CDS encoding ABC transporter ATP-binding protein codes for MATVSLEGVRKVYRGGVAAVKDVTLHIADGEFVSLVGPSGCGKSTTLNLIAGLESLSGGTLRIDGAVVNDLSPKERDIAMVFQSYALYPHMDVARNLAFPLEVLGMSRSDIDARVREVATTLGLESLLSRRPKALSGGQRQRVALGRALVRRPKVFLFDEPLSNLDAALRTQMRGEIKKLHERLAATFIYVTHDQAEAMTLSDRVVVMDQGEVQQVAPPRALYDAPTNLFVAAFFGSPRINLVKPRTLGLEDEDVVLGLRPEQLEIVATGGMLEGRVYLVEPMGAESWVTVEVSGEHLVARAPGDFCPPTGTPVSLRYDPAKLRRFDARSGRAL; via the coding sequence GTGGCGACCGTGTCCCTCGAGGGCGTGCGCAAGGTGTACCGGGGCGGCGTGGCCGCGGTGAAGGACGTGACGCTGCACATCGCGGATGGGGAGTTCGTCTCGCTCGTGGGGCCGTCCGGCTGCGGCAAGTCGACCACCCTCAACCTGATCGCCGGCCTGGAGTCGCTGTCCGGCGGCACGCTGCGCATCGACGGCGCCGTGGTGAACGACCTGTCCCCGAAGGAGCGGGACATCGCCATGGTGTTCCAGAGCTACGCCCTCTATCCGCACATGGACGTGGCCAGGAACCTCGCCTTCCCGTTGGAGGTGCTCGGCATGTCGCGCTCGGACATCGACGCGCGCGTGCGCGAGGTCGCCACCACCCTGGGGCTGGAGTCGCTGTTGTCCCGCCGCCCGAAGGCGCTCTCCGGTGGTCAGCGCCAGCGCGTGGCCCTGGGCCGGGCCCTCGTGCGCAGGCCCAAGGTGTTCCTCTTCGACGAACCCCTGTCCAACCTGGACGCCGCGCTGCGCACGCAGATGCGGGGGGAAATCAAGAAGCTGCACGAACGGCTCGCCGCCACGTTCATCTACGTCACCCACGACCAGGCGGAGGCGATGACGCTGTCGGACCGCGTGGTGGTGATGGACCAGGGCGAGGTGCAGCAGGTCGCTCCCCCACGCGCGCTGTACGACGCCCCCACCAACCTCTTCGTGGCCGCGTTCTTCGGCTCGCCGCGCATCAACCTGGTGAAGCCCCGGACGCTGGGCCTCGAGGACGAGGACGTGGTGCTCGGCCTGCGTCCGGAGCAGCTGGAAATCGTCGCCACGGGCGGCATGCTGGAAGGGCGCGTGTACCTGGTCGAGCCGATGGGCGCCGAGTCCTGGGTGACGGTGGAGGTGTCCGGCGAGCACCTGGTGGCGCGAGCCCCCGGAGACTTCTGTCCCCCCACGGGCACCCCCGTCTCCCTGCGCTATGACCCCGCGAAGCTCCGCCGGTTCGACGCGAGGTCGGGACGGGCGCTGTAG